A stretch of Nonomuraea africana DNA encodes these proteins:
- a CDS encoding RNB domain-containing ribonuclease, translated as MTTNIRVSGDVHPRLADGFERIRREIKLPEVFPPAVLREAAQAAESPARTARQDHTGLPFVTIDPPGSMDLDQALFIEALGTGYRVWYAIADVGAFVRPGGAIDAEARTRGETVYLPDGTVPLHPQVLSEGAASLLPGVTRPAALWRIDLDAEGRTVGVDVQRSLVRSRERLDYAYVQAAVDTGTADGTLKLLAEVGRLRLELERARGGVTLPTPDQEVVRDDGGYRLEYRVPLPSEAWNAQISLLTGMAAASMMLDAEIGVLRVLPSPQPGDLAKVRRVATALEVPWPEGASYGDVVHGLDPKDPAQAAFLNESKILLRGSGYLAFNGEPPAMAEHSAVAAPYAHVTAPLRRLVDRYATEACLAIAAGEPVPGDVQAGLMDLPEIMSATGRRAGAVERASIDLVEAFVLRDRIGHDFDAVVIDTDERREGGLVQLTDPAVIARCDGSPLPLGQRVRVRLAKADPGTREVRFTVA; from the coding sequence GTGACCACGAACATCCGAGTGTCCGGAGACGTCCACCCGCGGCTGGCCGACGGGTTCGAGCGGATCAGGCGCGAGATCAAGCTGCCCGAGGTGTTCCCGCCCGCCGTGCTGCGGGAGGCCGCGCAGGCGGCCGAGAGCCCCGCGAGGACGGCCAGGCAGGACCACACGGGGCTGCCGTTCGTCACCATCGACCCGCCCGGCTCCATGGACCTGGACCAGGCCCTGTTCATCGAGGCGCTGGGCACGGGCTACCGCGTGTGGTACGCCATCGCCGACGTCGGCGCCTTCGTCAGGCCCGGCGGCGCGATCGACGCCGAGGCGCGCACCAGGGGCGAGACGGTCTACCTGCCCGACGGCACAGTGCCGCTGCACCCGCAGGTGCTCTCGGAGGGCGCGGCCAGCCTGCTGCCCGGCGTCACCAGACCCGCCGCGCTGTGGCGGATCGACCTCGACGCCGAGGGCCGCACGGTCGGCGTGGACGTGCAGCGCTCGCTGGTGCGCAGCCGTGAGCGGCTCGACTACGCCTACGTGCAGGCCGCCGTCGACACCGGCACCGCCGACGGCACGCTCAAGCTGCTGGCCGAGGTCGGCCGCCTGCGTCTGGAGCTGGAACGGGCCCGTGGCGGCGTCACCCTGCCCACGCCGGACCAGGAGGTCGTCCGCGACGACGGCGGCTACCGCCTGGAGTACCGGGTGCCGCTTCCGTCCGAGGCGTGGAACGCGCAGATCTCCCTGCTCACCGGCATGGCCGCGGCCTCGATGATGCTCGACGCGGAGATCGGCGTGCTGCGGGTGCTGCCGAGCCCGCAGCCCGGCGACCTGGCCAAGGTGCGCAGGGTGGCCACCGCGCTGGAGGTCCCGTGGCCCGAGGGCGCCTCCTACGGCGACGTCGTCCACGGCCTCGATCCCAAGGACCCCGCGCAGGCGGCGTTCCTGAACGAGTCGAAGATCCTGCTGCGCGGCTCCGGGTACCTGGCCTTCAACGGCGAGCCGCCCGCGATGGCCGAGCACTCCGCCGTGGCCGCGCCGTACGCGCACGTCACCGCGCCGCTGCGGCGCCTGGTCGACCGCTACGCCACCGAGGCGTGCCTGGCGATCGCCGCGGGCGAGCCCGTGCCGGGCGACGTGCAGGCGGGGCTGATGGACCTGCCGGAGATCATGTCCGCGACCGGCCGCCGCGCGGGCGCGGTCGAGCGGGCCTCGATCGACCTGGTGGAGGCCTTCGTGCTGCGCGACAGGATCGGCCACGACTTCGACGCGGTCGTCATCGACACCGACGAGCGCCGCGAGGGCGGCCTGGTGCAGCTCACCGACCCCGCGGTCATCGCCAGGTGCGACGGCTCGCCGCTTCCGCTGGGCCAGCGCGTCAGGGTCAGGCTGGCCAAGGCCGACCCTGGCACCAGAGAGGTCCGCTTCACCGTCGCCTGA
- a CDS encoding VOC family protein, with translation MILRHVTIDCSNAYDLATFWSTVTGWPVSDEDAPGDSEVLVEAPSPVPGLLFIQVSEGKTVKNRIHFDWMPTERTRDEEVERVIGLGARLYEDHRTADGLGWVTLLDPEGNEFCVERSTGERGL, from the coding sequence ATGATCCTTCGCCATGTGACCATCGACTGCTCGAACGCCTATGACCTCGCGACGTTCTGGAGCACCGTGACCGGGTGGCCGGTGTCCGACGAGGACGCGCCGGGCGACTCCGAGGTCCTCGTCGAGGCTCCGTCGCCCGTGCCCGGATTGCTGTTCATCCAGGTATCCGAGGGCAAGACGGTGAAGAACCGGATCCACTTCGACTGGATGCCCACCGAGCGCACCCGCGACGAGGAGGTGGAGCGCGTCATCGGCCTGGGCGCCAGGCTGTACGAGGACCACCGCACCGCCGACGGGCTCGGCTGGGTCACGCTGCTCGACCCGGAGGGCAACGAGTTCTGCGTCGAGCGGAGCACGGGCGAGCGCGGTCTCTGA
- a CDS encoding DEAD/DEAH box helicase, giving the protein MTTPAERYAAFREKHGDDGAALRSFRGHYDFELDDFQLDACRALEAGDGVLVAAPTGSGKTVVGEFAVHLALEQGQKCFYTTPIKALSNQKYNDLVKRYGTAKVGLLTGDNSVNGDAPVVVMTTEVLRNMLYAGSATLAGLGFVVMDEVHYLADRFRGAVWEEVIIHLPESVRLVALSATVSNAEEFGQWLGEVRGDTTVIVDEHRPVPLWQHMMVGNRVYDLFSTEDGDNLSRINPTLLRLTRDEERLAGGRGRRGYGRPQRFRPPDRAGIIEKLDSEGLLPAITFIFSRAGCDAAVMQCLFAGIRLTTERESHEIRQIVDERTAHLPDEDLAVLGFLEWRDCLERGLAAHHAGMLPAFKEVVEELFTRGLVKAVFATETLALGINMPARSVVIEKLDKWNGETHADLTPGEYTQLTGRAGRRGIDIEGHAVVVWQPGMDPISVAGLAGTRTYPLRSSFQPSYNMAVNLVGQFGRERAKTLLEASFAQFQADRAVVGIAKQLRKHEEALEGYQEAMHCHLGDFTEYAGLRRRLSDRETELAKQRGAARRAAATRSLEALKPGDVIRVPGGRRAGLAIVLDPGLNPRGHGPTPLVLTIGKQVKKLDPADFPVPVEPLDKIRIPRNFNARAPKERANLVSTLLAKIGDRDLGKPPRARDHAVEDEEIIELRRLIRQHPCHGCADREDHARWAERYYKLLRETEGLRRRVEGRSHVISRTFDRICAVLEQLGYLEDENVTAEGRRLGRLYTELDLLTAECLRAGLWEELDAAELAACVSALVFESRAADDARRPRIPAGRAQDALTAMIRLWGELEGIEKDNGLSIIREPDLGFAWAAFRWTKGHSLDAVLSDGVNGNELAAGDFVRWIKQLMDLLSQLGHAAPPGSKVKQTATKAMDAMRRGVVAYSSLS; this is encoded by the coding sequence ATGACAACGCCAGCGGAACGCTACGCGGCCTTCCGTGAGAAGCACGGGGACGACGGCGCCGCACTTCGATCGTTCCGGGGGCACTACGACTTCGAACTGGACGACTTCCAGCTCGACGCGTGCAGGGCGCTGGAGGCGGGCGACGGCGTACTGGTGGCGGCGCCCACGGGCTCGGGCAAGACGGTCGTCGGCGAGTTCGCCGTCCACCTGGCCCTCGAGCAGGGGCAGAAGTGCTTCTACACCACCCCGATCAAGGCGCTGTCGAACCAGAAGTACAACGACCTGGTCAAGCGCTACGGCACCGCCAAGGTCGGTCTGCTCACCGGCGACAACAGCGTGAACGGCGACGCGCCCGTGGTGGTCATGACCACCGAGGTGCTGCGCAACATGCTCTACGCGGGCTCGGCCACCCTGGCCGGGCTGGGCTTCGTGGTGATGGACGAGGTCCACTACCTGGCCGACCGCTTCCGCGGCGCGGTCTGGGAAGAGGTCATCATCCACCTGCCCGAGTCGGTGCGCCTGGTGGCGCTGTCGGCCACGGTGAGCAACGCCGAGGAGTTCGGCCAGTGGCTCGGCGAGGTGCGCGGCGACACCACCGTGATCGTCGACGAGCACCGGCCGGTGCCGCTGTGGCAGCACATGATGGTCGGCAACCGCGTCTACGACTTGTTCTCCACCGAGGACGGCGACAACCTCTCCAGGATCAACCCCACCCTGCTGCGCCTGACCCGCGACGAGGAGCGGCTGGCCGGCGGCAGGGGCCGGAGGGGGTACGGCAGGCCGCAGCGCTTCCGCCCGCCCGACCGGGCAGGCATCATCGAGAAGCTCGACTCCGAGGGCCTGCTGCCCGCGATCACCTTCATCTTCTCCCGCGCGGGCTGCGACGCGGCCGTCATGCAGTGCCTGTTCGCGGGCATCAGGCTCACCACCGAGCGTGAGAGCCACGAGATCCGGCAGATCGTCGACGAGCGCACCGCCCACCTGCCCGACGAGGACCTCGCGGTGCTCGGCTTCCTGGAGTGGCGCGACTGCCTGGAGCGCGGCCTGGCCGCCCACCACGCGGGCATGCTGCCCGCCTTCAAGGAGGTCGTGGAGGAGCTGTTCACCCGCGGCCTGGTCAAGGCCGTCTTCGCCACCGAGACGCTGGCGCTCGGCATCAACATGCCCGCCCGCAGCGTGGTCATCGAGAAGCTCGACAAGTGGAACGGCGAGACCCACGCCGACCTGACCCCCGGCGAGTACACCCAGCTCACCGGCCGGGCCGGGCGTCGTGGCATCGACATCGAGGGCCACGCGGTCGTCGTCTGGCAGCCGGGCATGGACCCCATCTCGGTCGCGGGCCTGGCGGGCACCCGCACCTACCCGCTGCGCTCCAGCTTCCAGCCCTCCTACAACATGGCCGTCAACCTGGTCGGCCAGTTCGGCCGCGAGCGGGCCAAGACCCTTCTCGAGGCCTCCTTCGCGCAGTTCCAGGCCGACCGGGCGGTGGTCGGCATCGCCAAGCAGCTGCGCAAGCACGAGGAGGCGCTGGAGGGCTACCAGGAGGCGATGCACTGCCACCTGGGCGACTTCACCGAGTATGCCGGGCTGCGCCGCCGCCTGTCCGACCGCGAGACCGAGCTCGCCAAGCAGCGCGGAGCCGCGCGCAGGGCGGCGGCGACGCGCTCGCTCGAGGCGCTGAAGCCGGGCGACGTGATCCGCGTGCCCGGCGGACGGCGGGCCGGCCTGGCGATCGTCCTCGACCCCGGGCTCAACCCGCGCGGTCACGGGCCCACCCCGCTCGTGCTGACCATCGGCAAGCAGGTCAAGAAGCTCGACCCCGCCGACTTCCCGGTGCCGGTCGAGCCGCTCGACAAGATCCGCATCCCGCGCAACTTCAACGCCCGCGCGCCCAAAGAGCGGGCCAACCTCGTCTCCACACTGCTGGCCAAGATCGGCGACCGCGACCTGGGCAAGCCGCCGCGCGCCCGCGACCACGCGGTGGAGGACGAGGAGATCATCGAGTTGCGGCGGCTCATCCGCCAGCACCCGTGCCACGGCTGCGCCGACCGCGAGGACCACGCCCGCTGGGCCGAGCGCTACTACAAGCTGCTGCGCGAGACCGAGGGGCTGCGGCGTCGCGTCGAGGGCCGCTCGCACGTCATCTCCCGCACCTTCGACCGCATCTGCGCGGTCCTGGAGCAGCTCGGCTACCTCGAGGACGAGAACGTCACCGCGGAGGGCCGCCGCCTCGGCCGCCTCTACACCGAGCTCGACCTGCTGACGGCCGAGTGCCTGCGGGCGGGGCTGTGGGAGGAGCTCGACGCCGCCGAGCTGGCCGCGTGCGTCTCGGCGCTGGTGTTCGAGTCGCGCGCGGCCGACGACGCCAGGCGGCCCAGGATCCCGGCCGGGCGGGCCCAGGACGCGCTCACGGCGATGATCAGGCTGTGGGGCGAGCTGGAGGGCATCGAGAAGGACAACGGCCTGTCCATCATCCGTGAGCCCGACCTCGGGTTCGCGTGGGCGGCCTTCCGCTGGACGAAGGGCCACAGCCTCGACGCGGTGCTCAGCGACGGGGTCAACGGCAACGAGCTGGCCGCGGGCGACTTCGTCCGCTGGATCAAGCAGCTGATGGACCTGCTGTCGCAGCTCGGCCACGCCGCCCCGCCCGGCAGCAAGGTCAAGCAGACCGCCACCAAGGCCATGGACGCGATGCGCCGCGGCGTCGTCGCCTACTCGTCGCTGTCCTGA
- a CDS encoding FHA domain-containing protein, with the protein MPRLIVIHPPGLEGTILPVGERRQVIGRGSAADLRLDDPHLSAAHAAVVPIGGGGVTIEDLGSRNGTMVGREMVSSPRRLRNGEVVRLGTVHARYEDDTGAGERGHTAAMPRAVAYHVGSQEAHQLNNVAGNQYNHYIERRDSFLRQVAAYRSKARTVFWLGVLMMFGGAAVYAYFLISGMGDIQSSFSSGRMPEDFPFGPDVGLGVPIGLVAFGVGFVGNILFWIGLIMQIVAAARARRVDVDPRHSWNAPAVRR; encoded by the coding sequence ATGCCTCGCCTGATCGTCATCCATCCCCCCGGACTGGAGGGGACCATCCTGCCCGTCGGGGAGCGCAGACAGGTGATCGGCCGCGGGTCGGCCGCCGATCTGCGGCTGGACGATCCGCACCTCAGCGCCGCGCACGCGGCCGTCGTGCCGATCGGGGGCGGCGGCGTCACGATCGAGGACCTCGGCTCCCGCAACGGCACGATGGTGGGGCGGGAAATGGTCTCGAGTCCCAGGCGGCTGCGCAACGGGGAGGTCGTCCGGCTCGGCACCGTGCACGCCCGCTACGAGGACGACACGGGGGCAGGTGAGCGCGGCCACACGGCCGCCATGCCGAGAGCCGTCGCCTACCACGTCGGCAGTCAGGAGGCGCACCAGCTCAACAACGTGGCGGGCAACCAGTACAACCACTACATCGAACGGCGCGACAGCTTCCTGCGCCAGGTGGCCGCCTACCGCAGCAAGGCCAGGACGGTGTTCTGGCTGGGCGTCCTGATGATGTTCGGCGGCGCGGCGGTCTACGCCTATTTCCTGATCAGCGGCATGGGCGACATCCAGAGCTCGTTCAGCAGCGGGCGGATGCCCGAGGACTTCCCGTTCGGGCCCGACGTGGGCCTCGGGGTGCCGATCGGGCTCGTGGCCTTCGGCGTCGGCTTCGTCGGCAACATCCTGTTCTGGATCGGGCTGATCATGCAGATCGTCGCAGCGGCGCGGGCGCGCAGGGTCGACGTGGATCCCCGGCACTCATGGAACGCGCCCGCCGTACGGAGGTAG
- a CDS encoding diacylglycerol/lipid kinase family protein: protein MDLALLVNPAARGGRTLRLLAPLVRRLRQGGAEVSVIVGDGPADALERACTAVAERPDALVAFGGDGLVHLAVQAVAGTDVPLGIVPAGTGNDFAAALGLTGRDPVEAILRGRSRTLDAARVGPDEWFASVVCCGFDSRVNERANGLTWPPGMARYLFAAAGELRSFRPIPFRITLDDRMIEQEAMMVAVGNTRSYGAGMRICPTAAPDDGLLDVTILGAVGKGAFVRAFPSVYRGGHGAHPAVTMLRARAVTLEAPGVVAYADGERIGPLPLTCAVSPGALRVLI from the coding sequence GTGGACCTGGCCCTCTTAGTCAACCCCGCCGCCCGCGGCGGCCGGACGCTGCGGCTGCTCGCGCCGCTGGTGCGACGGCTGCGCCAGGGCGGGGCGGAGGTGAGCGTGATCGTCGGTGACGGCCCCGCCGACGCGTTGGAGAGGGCCTGTACGGCGGTGGCCGAGCGTCCCGACGCCCTGGTCGCCTTCGGCGGTGACGGCCTGGTCCATCTGGCCGTCCAGGCCGTGGCGGGCACCGATGTGCCGCTGGGCATCGTCCCGGCCGGCACCGGAAACGACTTCGCCGCCGCGCTCGGCCTGACCGGGCGCGACCCCGTCGAGGCGATCCTGCGCGGCCGGTCGCGAACCCTCGACGCCGCCCGCGTCGGCCCCGACGAGTGGTTCGCGAGCGTGGTGTGCTGCGGCTTCGACTCCAGGGTCAACGAGCGCGCCAACGGCCTCACCTGGCCGCCCGGCATGGCCAGATACCTGTTCGCCGCGGCGGGGGAGCTGCGCTCCTTCCGGCCCATCCCCTTCAGGATCACCCTGGACGACCGGATGATCGAGCAGGAGGCGATGATGGTGGCGGTCGGCAACACCCGCTCCTACGGCGCCGGCATGCGCATCTGCCCCACCGCCGCGCCCGACGACGGGCTGCTCGACGTGACGATCCTCGGCGCGGTCGGCAAGGGCGCGTTCGTGCGCGCCTTCCCCAGCGTCTACCGCGGCGGGCACGGCGCCCATCCCGCGGTCACCATGCTACGAGCGCGCGCCGTCACGCTGGAGGCGCCCGGCGTGGTCGCCTACGCCGACGGCGAGCGGATCGGCCCGCTCCCGCTGACCTGCGCCGTGTCGCCGGGAGCGCTGCGCGTCCTGATTTGA
- the tatC gene encoding twin-arginine translocase subunit TatC — protein MALLKRPNKAAVDDEGRMPLMEHLRELRNRLVYAILALIVGVIVGFLFFEPVWVFLKEPFCDNAAAQQLRPGQCTLVTGGIFQSFFTTLKVSAMVGILVSSPVWIYQIWAFVTPALYRNEKRYSVTFLSIAVPLFLLGAALAYIIMDTSLAILLGFMPADTVAAIQINEYLDYVLIMLVIFGVSFELPLMLVFLNVIGVLSHATVKKHRRTVVFLMFVFGAIITPGGDPLTMMALAAPMVILYFAAEGFMYLRERRRPVDPDALLSDDEAAPLDLDD, from the coding sequence ATGGCGCTGCTCAAACGGCCGAACAAGGCCGCCGTCGACGATGAGGGGCGCATGCCCCTCATGGAGCATCTGCGCGAGTTGCGCAACAGGCTCGTCTACGCCATCCTCGCGCTCATCGTCGGTGTCATCGTCGGCTTCCTCTTCTTCGAGCCGGTCTGGGTCTTCCTGAAAGAGCCGTTCTGCGATAACGCCGCGGCCCAGCAGCTGCGCCCAGGACAGTGCACGCTGGTCACCGGCGGCATCTTCCAGTCGTTCTTCACCACGCTGAAGGTCTCGGCGATGGTGGGCATCCTGGTGTCCTCGCCGGTCTGGATCTACCAGATCTGGGCCTTCGTCACCCCCGCGCTCTACCGCAACGAGAAGCGCTACAGCGTGACGTTCCTGTCGATCGCGGTCCCGCTGTTCCTGCTCGGCGCCGCGCTCGCTTACATCATCATGGACACCAGCCTGGCGATCCTGCTGGGCTTCATGCCCGCCGACACCGTCGCCGCCATCCAGATCAACGAGTACCTCGACTACGTGCTGATCATGCTGGTGATCTTCGGAGTCTCCTTCGAGCTGCCGCTGATGCTGGTCTTCCTCAACGTCATCGGGGTGCTCTCGCACGCCACGGTGAAGAAGCACCGCCGCACGGTCGTGTTCCTGATGTTCGTCTTCGGCGCGATCATCACCCCAGGCGGTGACCCGCTGACGATGATGGCGCTGGCGGCTCCGATGGTGATCCTCTACTTCGCCGCCGAGGGCTTCATGTACCTGCGCGAGAGGCGCAGGCCGGTGGATCCCGACGCGCTGCTGTCCGACGACGAGGCGGCCCCGCTCGACCTGGACGACTGA
- the tatA gene encoding Sec-independent protein translocase subunit TatA, whose product MFSNLGVPELLIIAGVLVLLFGAKKMPEMARGVGKSLRIFKAETAKLRDDDDDEHSATQTTQATAQAQPQAQPVQPLPVAAAQTPEEQARQLEEQAAKLRSQASANKNA is encoded by the coding sequence ATGTTCTCAAACCTCGGAGTGCCTGAGCTGCTGATCATCGCCGGCGTCCTGGTCCTGCTGTTCGGGGCCAAGAAGATGCCGGAGATGGCGCGGGGCGTGGGCAAGTCGCTGCGCATCTTCAAGGCCGAGACCGCCAAGCTGCGCGACGATGACGACGACGAGCACTCGGCGACGCAGACCACCCAGGCGACCGCTCAGGCCCAGCCGCAAGCCCAGCCCGTCCAGCCGCTGCCGGTCGCGGCCGCGCAGACTCCTGAGGAGCAGGCCCGTCAGCTCGAGGAGCAGGCCGCGAAGCTGCGCTCCCAGGCCTCGGCCAACAAGAACGCCTGA
- a CDS encoding helix-turn-helix transcriptional regulator yields the protein MSSTADRLPRLLALVPYLMSHPGAQVGEVAAVFGLSEKQLIDDLQLVWMCGLPGHTPGDLIDVSWDGGEIIIDNADTIARPLRLGIDEASALLVALRMLAATPELAEFAHGDALPRVVAKLEQAAGEGAAAVSSQFAVDVESAPDAAARVREALTGKRRLSLRYYVPGRDEVTPREVDPTRLVMADGRTYLEGWCYRAEAMRLFRLDRMLTVEVLDVPADPPAGAEPIDVTQGVFRPSPTDELVVLEVTAAGRWVAEYYPCEQVEELGEGRLRVTLRARDEDWTLKLVLRLGDTGRIVSPPAMAARVQQEAERALALYARAS from the coding sequence ATGAGCTCGACCGCGGATCGGCTGCCGAGGCTGCTGGCGCTGGTGCCGTACCTGATGTCCCATCCGGGGGCGCAGGTCGGCGAGGTGGCGGCGGTGTTCGGGCTGAGCGAGAAGCAGCTCATCGACGACCTGCAGCTGGTGTGGATGTGCGGGCTGCCGGGGCACACCCCCGGCGACCTGATCGACGTCTCGTGGGACGGCGGCGAGATCATCATCGACAACGCCGACACCATCGCCCGCCCGCTGCGTCTCGGCATCGACGAGGCCAGCGCGCTGCTCGTGGCCCTGCGGATGCTGGCGGCCACGCCGGAGCTGGCCGAGTTCGCCCACGGCGACGCGCTGCCCCGCGTGGTGGCCAAGCTGGAGCAGGCGGCGGGCGAGGGCGCGGCGGCGGTCAGCAGCCAGTTCGCCGTCGACGTGGAGTCCGCGCCCGACGCGGCCGCGAGGGTGCGCGAGGCGCTGACCGGCAAGCGGAGGCTGTCGCTGCGCTACTACGTGCCCGGCCGCGACGAGGTGACGCCCCGCGAGGTCGACCCGACCCGTCTGGTCATGGCCGACGGCCGTACCTACCTGGAGGGCTGGTGCTACCGGGCCGAGGCGATGCGGCTGTTCAGACTCGACAGGATGCTGACGGTCGAGGTGCTCGACGTGCCCGCCGACCCGCCGGCCGGCGCCGAGCCGATCGACGTCACGCAGGGCGTCTTCCGGCCCTCGCCCACCGACGAGCTGGTCGTGCTGGAGGTGACGGCCGCCGGGCGCTGGGTGGCCGAGTACTACCCGTGCGAGCAGGTCGAGGAGCTGGGGGAGGGGCGGCTGCGCGTCACGCTTCGCGCCCGCGACGAGGACTGGACGCTCAAGCTGGTCCTGCGCCTGGGCGACACGGGGCGGATCGTCTCGCCGCCGGCCATGGCGGCGAGGGTGCAGCAGGAGGCCGAGCGGGCGCTCGCCCTGTACGCTCGGGCGTCATGA